The DNA segment ACGTGGACGGGGAGCTTCGTCTCTTTGGCGATCAGCGTGTCCAGACCGCTGAGCAGCGAACCACCGCCGGTCATGACGATGCCTTTGTTCATGATGTCGGCAGCCAGTTCCGGTGGCGTTCGTTCCAGCACTTCCTTGACGCCGCTGACAACGGCCTCAATGTTCTCCTGCATGGCCCGGAAGGTCTCCATCGCCGAGACGCGAATCGTCTTGGGCAAGCCGGTGACCAGATCGCGCCCGCGGATCTCGGCGAACTCCTCGCCTTTGCGCCCGGACGGGTACGCCGTGCCGATGCGGATCTTCAATTCTTCCGCCGTACGCTCGCCGATCATCAAGGAGTGCTCCTTGCGGATGTACCGGACGATGGACTCGTCAAACTTGTCCCCGCCGACGCGGAGCGACTTGGAACAGACGATGCCGCCGAGGGAGAGGACGGCGATGTCTGTCGTGCCGCCGCCGATGTCGACGACCATCGAGCCGGAGGCTTCGGAGATTTCCAACCCGGCGCCGAGAGCGGCCGCCAGGGGTTCTTCGATCAGATAGGCCTGCCGCGCCCCTGCTTGCAGCGCCGCTTGGCGCACGGCGCGCTCTTCAACGCCCGTGACGCCGGAGGGTATGCAGACCATGACCCGCGGCTTAAAGAAGAAGGATTTTCCGCAGGCTTTTGTGATAAAGTAGCGGAGCATCCGCTCAGTCACATCATAGTCGGCGATGACGCCGTCCCGCAGCGGCCGGATGGCCACGATATTGCCCGGCGTTCTTCCGAGCATGCGCCGCGCCTCTTCACCGACGGCGATGATCGAGCCGGTGTCTTTGTTGATGGCGACGACGGAGGGCTCCATTAACACGATACCTTTACCTTTAACAAAAACCAGCACGCTGGCTGTTCCCAGATCGATTCCGATGTCCACATTCAAACCAAACACGCCCTGTCCTCCTAGCCTGCTTTTCCTGATTCGTTCCTATGTCATATAAAGTATACCCTGTCGAATCATTGCAGCCAAGGGGAAAAGGGCACGAAATTTCCGGGCTACAGCGCTTCCTGGTACTTTCGCCGGGTCGCTTCACCGCCGCGGATATGCCGCTCCGATTTGTTGTGGTCCAGGATGCTTTTGACCTCTTCAGCCAAGTCGGCATTGACAGAGGGAAGGCGCTCGGTCA comes from the Heliomicrobium gestii genome and includes:
- the spoIIID gene encoding sporulation transcriptional regulator SpoIIID — translated: MQEYIRKRVLEVSQYILDTSATVRQTAAVFGVSKSTIHKDVTERLPSVNADLAEEVKSILDHNKSERHIRGGEATRRKYQEAL
- the mreB gene encoding rod shape-determining protein — encoded protein: MFGLNVDIGIDLGTASVLVFVKGKGIVLMEPSVVAINKDTGSIIAVGEEARRMLGRTPGNIVAIRPLRDGVIADYDVTERMLRYFITKACGKSFFFKPRVMVCIPSGVTGVEERAVRQAALQAGARQAYLIEEPLAAALGAGLEISEASGSMVVDIGGGTTDIAVLSLGGIVCSKSLRVGGDKFDESIVRYIRKEHSLMIGERTAEELKIRIGTAYPSGRKGEEFAEIRGRDLVTGLPKTIRVSAMETFRAMQENIEAVVSGVKEVLERTPPELAADIMNKGIVMTGGGSLLSGLDTLIAKETKLPVHVAEEAISCVALGTGLALGMLNYLQKNTILSKKVM